From a single Merismopedia glauca CCAP 1448/3 genomic region:
- a CDS encoding DUF1997 domain-containing protein, producing MQSHILHQQPIDTRFHPQGSYEASDDTVIETSTSLDPVRFQGHFADKMEIWADRETVAQYLDDHQNWFMRSAHPMKVEPLGVNAYEVTIGKYGAFGYEVEPKVGLELFPQQEKVYRIKDVAIPNYVAPGYEVTFNAILEIVEVSSGSQPESRIDWQLELIVDIQFPKFIRKLPQKVLQKTGTGLLSQIVRQVSHRLTRKVQQNFYQTMGIPAPHN from the coding sequence ATGCAGTCCCACATTCTTCATCAGCAACCAATTGACACCAGATTCCACCCCCAAGGAAGCTATGAGGCATCAGATGATACTGTCATAGAAACATCAACTAGCCTCGATCCCGTGAGATTTCAGGGTCATTTTGCCGACAAGATGGAAATTTGGGCTGACAGAGAAACAGTCGCTCAATATTTAGACGATCATCAAAACTGGTTTATGCGATCGGCTCACCCTATGAAAGTAGAGCCTTTGGGAGTCAATGCTTATGAGGTGACTATTGGTAAATATGGTGCGTTTGGTTATGAAGTCGAACCTAAAGTTGGTTTAGAGTTATTTCCCCAGCAGGAAAAAGTATATCGGATCAAAGATGTGGCTATCCCTAACTATGTAGCTCCAGGTTATGAAGTCACTTTTAATGCCATCTTAGAAATAGTAGAAGTCTCTAGTGGCTCTCAACCGGAATCTAGAATCGATTGGCAGCTAGAGTTAATAGTAGATATCCAATTTCCTAAGTTTATCCGCAAATTGCCCCAAAAAGTTTTGCAAAAAACGGGGACTGGTTTACTAAGCCAAATTGTGCGCCAAGTTTCTCATCGATTGACACGTAAGGTGCAACAAAATTTCTATCAAACTATGGGTATCCCAGCGCCTCATAACTAA
- a CDS encoding SDR family oxidoreductase, whose amino-acid sequence MKVLVAGANGQTGRRIVQELVNRQIPVKALVRNIEQAKAVLPPSAELVVGDVLKPETLINALRDCTAILSATGAAPSFNITGPYQVDYQGTKNLVNAAKASGINRLVTVSSLCVSKLFHPLNLFWLILVWKRQGEKYIQQSGLDYTIVRPGGLKNEDNSDRIVMSEADTLFDGSIPRQKVAQVCVEALFQPAASHKIVEIVAKPEAPESNWSDLFASVA is encoded by the coding sequence ATGAAAGTTTTAGTCGCTGGTGCTAATGGACAAACGGGTCGTCGGATTGTGCAAGAATTGGTTAATCGTCAGATTCCAGTCAAAGCTTTAGTGAGAAATATAGAGCAAGCCAAGGCTGTTTTGCCTCCATCGGCTGAATTGGTAGTTGGAGATGTCTTAAAGCCAGAAACACTCATAAATGCTCTAAGAGATTGTACTGCGATCTTATCTGCTACCGGAGCCGCACCAAGTTTTAATATTACAGGACCTTATCAGGTTGATTATCAAGGAACCAAAAATTTAGTTAATGCAGCCAAAGCTAGTGGAATCAATCGCTTGGTGACAGTATCTTCTTTATGCGTATCTAAGCTTTTCCATCCTCTCAACTTGTTTTGGCTAATTTTAGTATGGAAGCGACAAGGGGAAAAATACATTCAGCAAAGTGGTTTAGACTATACGATAGTTAGACCAGGAGGGCTAAAAAATGAGGATAATTCGGATCGGATTGTGATGTCAGAAGCCGATACCCTGTTTGATGGCAGTATTCCCAGACAAAAGGTCGCACAGGTATGTGTAGAAGCTTTGTTTCAACCAGCCGCTAGTCATAAAATCGTGGAAATCGTGGCTAAACCAGAAGCTCCAGAGTCAAACTGGTCTGACTTATTTGCTAGTGTTGCTTGA
- a CDS encoding glycoside hydrolase family 24 protein, whose translation MKIKVPTSSSPLSDSPRPQTGCWRKIRQFLFVGAIAMTSLTVAVYLWEQQAEQINLDAIKQGKDGTGPLVMEGGDPYIRALMRTISASEASDRSPYTIIYGGEHVTDLSHHPNRCVLIVRGPNRGNCSTAAGRYQMLNTTWSEKAKRYHPTPPGMMFWKPYSFAPQYQDAVVHAWLSDRRAWGGTNISQMLRDGKLRDVQRLLSGTWTSLGYGIESNSLTARLPKVYKRVLQQELTEYNAEKPSKV comes from the coding sequence ATGAAGATAAAAGTACCCACATCCTCCTCACCACTATCTGACTCACCGCGTCCTCAAACAGGTTGCTGGCGCAAAATTAGACAATTTTTGTTTGTGGGAGCGATCGCCATGACTAGCTTAACTGTGGCGGTGTATCTGTGGGAGCAACAAGCCGAGCAAATCAATCTTGATGCAATTAAGCAAGGAAAAGATGGGACAGGTCCTTTGGTAATGGAAGGGGGAGATCCTTACATTCGAGCGCTAATGCGGACAATTTCGGCAAGCGAGGCGAGCGATCGCTCTCCCTACACTATCATCTATGGCGGCGAACACGTTACTGATTTGAGCCATCATCCCAATCGCTGCGTTCTTATTGTTCGAGGTCCCAATCGCGGTAACTGTTCGACAGCAGCAGGTAGATATCAAATGCTCAACACCACTTGGAGTGAAAAAGCCAAACGCTATCACCCCACACCCCCAGGAATGATGTTCTGGAAACCCTACAGTTTTGCACCCCAGTATCAAGATGCGGTTGTCCATGCTTGGTTGAGCGATCGCCGTGCTTGGGGAGGAACAAATATCTCCCAAATGCTCAGAGATGGCAAATTAAGAGATGTACAGCGCTTACTTTCAGGTACTTGGACTAGTCTTGGTTACGGGATAGAAAGTAATTCTCTGACTGCTAGATTACCAAAAGTATATAAACGAGTTTTACAACAGGAATTAACCGAATATAACGCCGAAAAACCTAGTAAAGTCTGA